One genomic segment of Caldimonas brevitalea includes these proteins:
- a CDS encoding amidohydrolase family protein, which produces MNDRLSRLRASPSVAVKQNLDYPVIDTDVHTNDYTPALEEYVAQYGGAALVDELRKATASRRRNAENSSGKDWYAQTPEERQYYRTIRSPWWARVTRNTLDVATYHLPELLYERQEEQGSDYSVLFPNNVLAPLAAKDPDVRRPLHRAVNHYHADLYRHYSDRLTPVAGIPLYTPEEGIEELEFAVKTLGLKVINIGGGVKRPIRAIADKYPPKHHPELAKYASYIDFYGLDSEYDYDPFWAKVVELGVPVTTHYGSQGWTGRSSISNYMNNHIGHFADGSEAFAKALFFGGVTRRFPQLRVAMLEGGAAWGANVYIHLIDRFEKRSLAGLKNYDPAELDRELLVELFRRHGASLTKQRELDPEQLVRDTLGAAYASDARQPQGLELEDFAAAGIEKPEDIRERWVDSFFFGSESDDRTIAAAFNDKANPLGAKINAIYSSDVGHWDVPDLTDALAESWRLVEDGVISAADFKAYVYSNPYKFYTQANPAFFKGTVIEQKVQRTGQPG; this is translated from the coding sequence ATGAACGACCGTCTCAGCCGTCTGCGCGCTTCGCCCTCCGTCGCCGTCAAACAGAACCTCGACTACCCGGTGATCGACACCGATGTCCATACCAACGACTACACGCCCGCGCTGGAGGAGTACGTGGCGCAGTACGGCGGCGCCGCACTGGTCGACGAACTGCGCAAGGCCACTGCCTCGCGCCGCCGCAATGCGGAGAACAGCAGCGGCAAGGACTGGTATGCGCAGACGCCCGAGGAGCGCCAGTACTACCGCACCATCCGCTCGCCCTGGTGGGCGCGCGTGACGCGCAACACCCTCGACGTCGCCACCTACCACCTGCCCGAGCTGCTGTACGAGCGCCAGGAGGAACAAGGCTCCGATTACTCGGTGCTGTTTCCCAACAACGTGCTCGCGCCGCTCGCCGCCAAGGACCCGGATGTGCGGCGCCCGCTGCACCGCGCGGTCAACCACTACCACGCCGACCTCTACCGCCACTACAGCGACCGGCTGACGCCGGTGGCCGGCATTCCGCTCTACACGCCTGAAGAAGGCATCGAAGAGCTGGAGTTCGCGGTGAAGACGCTGGGGCTGAAGGTCATCAACATCGGCGGCGGCGTGAAGCGCCCGATCCGTGCCATCGCCGACAAATACCCGCCGAAACACCACCCGGAGTTGGCCAAGTACGCCTCGTACATCGACTTCTACGGCCTCGACAGCGAGTACGACTACGACCCCTTCTGGGCCAAGGTGGTAGAGCTGGGCGTACCGGTCACGACACACTACGGCAGCCAGGGCTGGACCGGGCGTTCGTCGATCAGCAACTACATGAACAACCACATCGGCCACTTCGCCGATGGCTCCGAAGCGTTCGCCAAAGCGCTGTTCTTCGGCGGGGTCACCCGGCGCTTCCCGCAGCTGCGCGTGGCGATGCTCGAGGGTGGCGCGGCCTGGGGTGCCAACGTCTACATCCACCTGATCGACCGCTTTGAAAAGCGCAGCCTGGCCGGCCTCAAGAACTACGACCCGGCCGAACTCGACCGCGAGCTGCTGGTTGAGCTGTTCCGCCGACATGGCGCGTCGCTGACGAAACAACGTGAACTCGACCCCGAGCAGCTGGTACGCGACACGCTGGGCGCCGCCTATGCCAGCGATGCGCGCCAGCCGCAGGGCCTGGAACTCGAAGACTTCGCGGCGGCCGGCATCGAAAAGCCCGAAGACATCCGCGAACGCTGGGTCGACAGCTTCTTCTTCGGCTCCGAGTCGGACGACCGCACCATCGCGGCCGCCTTCAACGACAAGGCCAACCCGCTGGGCGCGAAGATCAACGCCATCTATTCGTCCGACGTCGGCCATTGGGACGTGCCCGACCTGACCGACGCGCTGGCCGAGAGCTGGCGCCTGGTGGAAGACGGCGTGATCTCGGCGGCCGACTTCAAGGCCTACGTCTACAGCAACCCCTACAAGTTCTACACGCAGGCCAACCCGGCCTTCTTCAAGGGCACCGTCATCGAGCAGAAGGTGCAGCGCACCGGGCAACCGGGGTGA
- a CDS encoding ABC transporter ATP-binding protein, whose amino-acid sequence MAAAAGTLEIRDLQKQYEVKGQPLTVLEDISLSIKAGEFVSIVGSSGCGKSTLLRLVIGLEDDYHGEILLDGKRVVGTSLDRGIVFQEHRLFPWLTVEQNVGLGLLNADGNDTSKRRTVQEHIELVGLKGFEKAYPYQLSGGMSQRVAIARALVNRPEVLLLDEPFGALDALTRTYLQQELQRIWEQEGITMILVTHDVEEAVYLGDRVVVMQPRPGRIKRIVDVSSLPRPRDRGGYAFAAIKEDVLSEFAQEPRREGLVRPVEIPTPPLRQWNFAW is encoded by the coding sequence ATGGCAGCTGCTGCAGGCACCCTGGAGATCCGCGACCTCCAGAAGCAATATGAAGTGAAGGGCCAGCCGCTCACGGTGCTGGAAGACATCTCGCTGTCGATCAAGGCCGGCGAGTTCGTCTCGATCGTCGGCTCGAGCGGCTGCGGCAAGTCGACCTTGTTGCGGCTCGTGATCGGGCTCGAGGACGACTACCACGGGGAGATCCTGCTCGACGGCAAGCGGGTGGTGGGCACCAGCCTGGACCGCGGCATCGTGTTCCAGGAGCACCGGCTGTTTCCGTGGCTCACGGTGGAGCAGAACGTCGGGCTGGGGCTGCTCAATGCCGACGGCAACGACACCAGCAAACGCCGCACGGTGCAGGAGCATATCGAACTGGTCGGCTTGAAGGGCTTCGAGAAAGCCTACCCGTACCAGCTGTCGGGCGGCATGTCGCAGCGTGTCGCGATCGCCCGTGCGCTGGTCAACCGGCCCGAGGTGCTGCTGCTCGACGAGCCGTTCGGCGCGCTCGACGCGCTCACCCGCACCTATCTGCAGCAGGAGCTGCAGCGCATCTGGGAGCAAGAGGGCATCACGATGATTCTGGTGACGCACGACGTCGAGGAGGCGGTCTACCTCGGCGACCGGGTGGTGGTGATGCAGCCGCGGCCGGGGCGCATCAAGCGTATCGTCGACGTGTCGTCGCTGCCGCGCCCGCGCGACCGCGGTGGCTATGCGTTCGCCGCCATTAAGGAAGACGTGCTGAGCGAGTTCGCGCAGGAGCCGCGGCGCGAAGGCCTGGTGCGTCCGGTGGAGATCCCGACGCCGCCGTTGCGGCAGTGGAACTTCGCGTGGTGA
- a CDS encoding ABC transporter substrate-binding protein yields the protein MTRRPFLTRLLQAAIALTALPLLPTLAQAQDKPTVIRIAYSGAGTGGRPLAGGNILATAHQRGTLEEEFRADGIRIQWNFFPGAGPATNEAAANGLVDFAHHGDLPLIVGKSTGLPRKVILALGRFGNTYFVVPSDSQAKTLADLKGKRIAVNKGTAGQLTLARVLERHGFTEKDFRVISMDAETAKASLATRDIDGYITTPFDLQARGIARPLFEIKRDPKVTSVTSFWVTEEFEKKYPQIVQRVVNALVKTAVWSSDEQNRDPQFKLWGQAGSTPYGDYVKTWEGYTLRDRNSPLLDEYYLASIQKAIDEAKRFRLIRRDVPLAGWIEPKYVNQALKDLKLEGHWPEFDVDGNPKQRDVAKVAAP from the coding sequence ATGACACGACGCCCCTTCCTCACCCGGCTGCTGCAGGCCGCCATTGCATTGACCGCCTTGCCGCTGCTGCCGACGCTGGCGCAGGCGCAGGACAAGCCCACGGTGATCCGCATCGCCTATTCGGGCGCCGGCACCGGCGGCCGGCCCCTGGCAGGCGGCAACATCCTCGCCACCGCACACCAACGCGGCACGCTGGAAGAAGAATTTCGCGCCGACGGCATCCGCATCCAGTGGAACTTCTTTCCCGGGGCGGGGCCGGCCACCAACGAGGCGGCCGCCAACGGCCTGGTCGACTTCGCGCACCATGGCGACCTGCCGTTGATCGTCGGCAAGTCCACCGGGCTGCCGCGCAAGGTCATCCTCGCGCTCGGCCGCTTCGGCAACACCTATTTCGTGGTGCCGTCCGACTCGCAGGCCAAGACGCTGGCTGACCTGAAGGGCAAGCGCATCGCCGTGAACAAGGGCACGGCGGGTCAGCTGACGCTGGCGCGCGTGCTGGAGCGGCACGGTTTCACCGAAAAAGACTTCCGCGTCATCAGCATGGACGCCGAAACCGCCAAGGCCTCGCTCGCCACCCGCGACATCGACGGCTACATCACCACGCCGTTCGACCTGCAGGCACGCGGCATCGCCCGGCCCCTGTTCGAAATCAAGCGCGACCCCAAGGTCACCAGCGTGACGAGCTTCTGGGTCACCGAAGAGTTTGAAAAGAAGTACCCGCAGATCGTGCAGCGGGTGGTCAACGCCTTGGTGAAAACGGCGGTGTGGTCCTCGGACGAGCAGAACCGCGACCCGCAGTTCAAGCTGTGGGGGCAGGCCGGCTCGACGCCCTACGGCGACTATGTGAAGACCTGGGAGGGCTACACACTGCGCGATCGCAATTCGCCGCTGCTGGACGAGTACTACCTGGCGTCGATCCAGAAAGCGATCGACGAAGCCAAGCGCTTCCGGTTGATCCGCCGCGACGTGCCACTGGCGGGCTGGATCGAACCCAAATATGTGAACCAGGCGCTCAAGGACCTGAAGCTCGAAGGCCACTGGCCGGAGTTCGATGTCGACGGCAATCCCAAGCAGCGCGACGTCGCCAAAGTAGCGGCACCGTGA
- a CDS encoding ABC transporter permease, translating into MSRLQAVTASKARSRDWRGLALPAAFVVLWWAAVAWQWVDPRLVPSPAEVARRAWRSVAEPQFGLGVLASLWRHVAGFVLGALAGAALGLLMGLSRWTERLVGPTFHTLKQISLFAWLPLLATWLGSGDPAKMLFIALSAFYPVALCSFEGVRQISPAQFEVARVHGFSRRQRLTLLVLPAAAPQIATGVQLGLVSAWLATIGAEFLLAKQGVGLGDTVIRGRAAFDVPLVIFGMLVIGTLGALMNRLAGLLESRVLRWQGPAR; encoded by the coding sequence ATGTCTCGACTGCAAGCAGTGACCGCTTCCAAGGCCCGCTCCCGAGACTGGCGCGGCCTCGCGCTGCCCGCCGCGTTCGTGGTGCTGTGGTGGGCGGCGGTGGCCTGGCAATGGGTCGACCCGCGCCTGGTGCCGTCGCCGGCAGAGGTGGCGCGGCGTGCCTGGCGCAGCGTGGCCGAGCCGCAGTTCGGGTTGGGCGTGCTGGCCAGCCTGTGGCGCCACGTGGCCGGCTTCGTGCTCGGGGCGCTGGCGGGCGCAGCACTCGGGCTGCTGATGGGGTTGTCGCGCTGGACCGAGCGCCTGGTCGGCCCGACCTTCCACACGCTCAAGCAGATCTCGCTGTTCGCGTGGTTGCCGCTGCTGGCCACCTGGCTTGGCTCGGGCGACCCGGCCAAGATGCTGTTCATCGCGTTGTCCGCGTTCTACCCCGTCGCGCTGTGCAGCTTCGAGGGAGTGCGCCAGATCAGCCCGGCCCAATTCGAGGTCGCCCGCGTACACGGTTTCTCGCGCCGCCAGCGGCTCACGCTGTTGGTGCTGCCGGCCGCGGCACCGCAGATCGCCACCGGCGTTCAGCTGGGCTTGGTGTCGGCCTGGCTCGCCACCATCGGCGCCGAATTTCTGCTGGCCAAGCAGGGCGTGGGGCTGGGCGATACGGTGATCCGCGGGCGTGCTGCCTTCGATGTGCCGCTGGTGATCTTCGGCATGCTGGTGATCGGCACCCTCGGCGCGCTGATGAACCGGCTGGCGGGACTGCTCGAATCCCGCGTGCTGCGCTGGCAGGGCCCGGCACGATGA
- a CDS encoding type VI secretion system Vgr family protein, which produces MSTVSPLTSLAALIEGRQHARLLRLSFPNGDGPGVELLVERLHAVESLSRDYRYTVELLSDDAKVTLEDLQGKLMCVSLVRADGSLRHFTGHVWTFKHVKTDGGLAFYEAVLVPWLFYLTLRENNRLFHHQTLQQQVQTLLADYGALPVWEWNVTGEQRQFTMCTQYAESDANVVHRRLEAAGYCYHYEHTDKGQTWVVYDSTLTASPVDGATPEVRFHSNAGAEEENAIAQWAPKRQAISAHYTVSGFDFKDPQPIHLGSASIVEQGDTPKLEQHHYEGHYGFKHHFGGEQLARQRMEEVEAHGKQYEAHGNNGFVQPGRWFKLTDHFAHSGEEAEFLILEVEHEARNNYLQGDDAVAEYRNVFRCQHKAVPWRPGQEFNSKTTLIRVPQTATVVGPEGVGSLHVDEYGRIQVQFHWDREQSGSCWVRVATHWAGGENGLISHPRVGSEAVIQFLDGNPDHPLVTGCVFNQAYMPPWKLPEQRALTGLRSRELTADGGNSPGGRSQHLLLDDTDQQIQVQARSDHQSSQLSLGHITRIETTAGRQEARGQGFELRTDGHGAVRARQGLLVTTEERVNARGHSTDMAETVARLTQGEDLHQSLSDAAKEAQAHLGGDQDDVVKALQAQTADVKGQGGNPAEGEFPEFRAPHLTLASPAGIQTTTQGSTHVVSTEHNAFTSGGHISVSAGKSWLASVKDAVRMFAYKAGMKLVAATSDIDITALKDSINLLAKLDITHTANRITITAKEEVLINGGGSYSKWSGGGVVHGTSGPWRVQATGFSHTGPASMGSPGLPQSLELPKGNLELFHEYVRSTGERVQGVKQGEFSVRDSEAAGHGGALDGKGFNAVAGVPMGIAEIVYGKDPSNTWDEGSYFGKFNWPPEPPAAAGQSMSAPASTVTGSQGSQTTVSRALRSATTAAASLASSVPAAAGAADTLSKVADTVQAVQQDGVKALVEPAVQLAQAKAMPVIAEKARGALPPGFAADLGKTLLSMPNAQHSSEPLDMGT; this is translated from the coding sequence ATGAGCACGGTGTCGCCTCTGACCTCTCTGGCGGCTCTCATCGAAGGCCGCCAGCACGCGCGCCTGCTGCGCCTGTCTTTCCCCAACGGCGACGGCCCGGGTGTCGAATTGCTGGTCGAGCGCCTGCATGCCGTCGAATCTCTCTCGCGTGACTATCGCTACACCGTCGAGCTGTTGAGCGACGATGCCAAGGTGACGCTCGAAGACCTGCAAGGCAAGCTGATGTGTGTGTCGCTGGTGCGCGCCGACGGCAGCCTGCGCCACTTCACCGGCCATGTCTGGACCTTCAAGCACGTCAAGACCGACGGCGGCCTCGCGTTTTATGAGGCGGTGCTGGTGCCGTGGTTGTTCTACCTCACGCTGCGCGAGAACAACCGGCTGTTCCACCACCAGACGCTGCAGCAGCAGGTGCAGACGCTGTTGGCCGACTACGGTGCGTTGCCCGTGTGGGAGTGGAACGTCACCGGTGAGCAGCGGCAGTTCACGATGTGCACGCAGTACGCGGAGAGCGATGCCAACGTGGTGCACCGGCGGCTGGAGGCCGCCGGCTACTGCTACCACTACGAGCACACCGACAAAGGTCAGACCTGGGTGGTGTACGACAGCACCCTCACCGCCTCACCCGTCGACGGCGCAACGCCCGAGGTCCGCTTCCACAGCAACGCCGGCGCCGAAGAAGAAAACGCCATCGCTCAGTGGGCGCCAAAGCGTCAGGCCATCTCTGCGCACTACACGGTCTCGGGCTTCGACTTCAAAGACCCCCAGCCGATCCATCTCGGCTCGGCCAGCATCGTCGAGCAAGGCGACACGCCCAAGCTGGAGCAACACCACTACGAAGGCCATTACGGCTTCAAGCACCACTTCGGCGGCGAACAGCTGGCACGCCAGCGCATGGAAGAAGTCGAGGCGCACGGCAAGCAGTACGAAGCGCATGGCAACAACGGCTTTGTGCAGCCCGGCCGCTGGTTCAAGCTGACCGACCACTTTGCCCACAGCGGCGAGGAGGCCGAGTTCCTGATCCTCGAGGTCGAACACGAGGCCCGCAACAACTACCTGCAGGGCGACGACGCGGTTGCCGAGTACCGCAACGTTTTTCGCTGCCAGCACAAGGCGGTCCCCTGGCGGCCAGGCCAGGAGTTCAACAGCAAGACCACCTTGATCCGCGTGCCGCAGACCGCCACGGTCGTCGGCCCCGAAGGCGTTGGCAGCCTGCACGTGGACGAATACGGGCGCATCCAGGTTCAGTTCCACTGGGACCGCGAGCAAAGCGGTAGCTGCTGGGTGCGCGTGGCCACCCACTGGGCCGGTGGCGAGAACGGCCTCATCAGCCACCCCCGCGTCGGCTCGGAAGCGGTGATCCAATTCCTCGACGGGAACCCCGACCACCCGCTGGTCACCGGCTGTGTGTTCAACCAGGCCTACATGCCGCCGTGGAAGCTGCCGGAGCAGCGGGCGCTGACGGGCCTTCGCAGCCGCGAGCTGACGGCCGACGGCGGCAACAGCCCCGGCGGGCGCAGCCAGCACCTGCTGCTGGACGACACCGACCAACAGATCCAGGTCCAGGCCCGCAGCGACCACCAAAGCAGCCAGCTGAGCCTGGGGCACATCACCCGCATCGAGACGACGGCGGGCCGCCAGGAGGCGCGCGGCCAGGGCTTCGAGTTGAGAACCGATGGCCACGGTGCGGTGCGCGCCAGACAAGGCCTGCTCGTCACGACCGAAGAGCGCGTGAACGCCCGCGGCCACAGCACCGACATGGCCGAGACGGTGGCGCGCCTGACCCAAGGCGAGGACCTGCACCAGAGCCTGTCCGACGCGGCCAAGGAAGCACAGGCCCACCTGGGCGGCGACCAGGACGACGTCGTCAAGGCACTGCAGGCGCAGACGGCGGACGTCAAGGGGCAAGGCGGCAACCCGGCCGAGGGTGAGTTCCCCGAATTCCGGGCGCCGCATCTGACGCTGGCGAGCCCGGCCGGTATCCAGACCACCACGCAGGGCTCGACCCACGTGGTGAGCACCGAGCACAACGCCTTCACCAGCGGCGGCCACATCAGCGTCAGCGCCGGCAAGAGCTGGCTCGCGAGTGTCAAGGACGCCGTGCGGATGTTCGCCTACAAGGCCGGCATGAAGCTGGTGGCCGCCACCAGCGACATCGACATCACCGCGCTGAAGGACAGCATCAACTTGCTGGCCAAGCTCGACATCACGCACACGGCGAACCGCATCACGATCACCGCCAAGGAAGAGGTGCTGATCAATGGCGGCGGCAGCTACAGCAAGTGGAGCGGCGGTGGTGTCGTGCATGGGACGTCGGGGCCGTGGCGGGTGCAGGCGACGGGCTTTTCGCATACCGGGCCGGCCAGCATGGGGTCGCCTGGCTTGCCGCAGAGCCTGGAGTTGCCTAAGGGCAACCTGGAGCTGTTCCACGAGTACGTACGCTCCACCGGCGAGCGTGTCCAGGGCGTCAAGCAGGGCGAGTTCAGCGTGCGCGACTCCGAGGCGGCCGGCCACGGCGGTGCGCTGGACGGCAAAGGGTTCAACGCTGTCGCCGGCGTGCCGATGGGCATTGCGGAGATCGTCTATGGCAAAGATCCGAGCAACACCTGGGACGAGGGCAGCTACTTCGGCAAGTTCAACTGGCCCCCCGAGCCGCCAGCCGCGGCCGGCCAGTCGATGTCGGCCCCAGCATCCACTGTCACCGGCTCGCAGGGCTCCCAAACAACAGTCTCGAGGGCCCTCCGCAGTGCGACAACCGCGGCGGCGTCCCTTGCCAGTTCCGTTCCTGCGGCCGCCGGTGCCGCGGACACGCTGAGCAAGGTGGCCGACACCGTACAGGCCGTCCAGCAAGACGGCGTGAAGGCGCTGGTCGAGCCGGCGGTGCAACTCGCCCAGGCCAAGGCCATGCCTGTCATCGCCGAGAAGGCAAGGGGCGCTTTGCCGCCCGGATTCGCCGCCGACCTGGGCAAGACGCTCCTGTCCATGCCCAATGCCCAGCATTCCTCTGAGCCACTCGACATGGGGACATAG
- a CDS encoding ABC transporter permease — protein MPPTSTLAFRERTALALTPHPSIGAALNTAAASAPRRSPARRAAWWQTARGPLQRLVFAWPFPVAVLLLWQFAAAHELIPVQILPPPSTVAATFADLYAQGELQTHLLISLQRVVYGFVAGTGLGLLLGVAMGLSATAKDYLYPTFKLFAQVPSLGWLPLLMLLVGIDEALKIILIGKAAFVPVAMNTYQGIRHVPVQYLEVASVYRFTHPQLVHKVLLPAAFPPIWNGVRYGLTHAWLALVGVELLASSEGLGYLIVYGRQLYQLDVVLAAVVVVGSVGFVLDKLLALVEQRLLRWRPESF, from the coding sequence ATGCCCCCGACTTCCACGCTGGCCTTTCGCGAGCGAACGGCGCTCGCGCTGACGCCGCACCCCTCCATCGGCGCCGCGCTCAACACTGCGGCGGCGTCTGCCCCCAGGCGCTCGCCCGCCAGGCGCGCCGCCTGGTGGCAGACCGCGCGCGGCCCGCTGCAGCGCCTGGTGTTCGCCTGGCCGTTCCCGGTCGCGGTGCTGCTGCTGTGGCAGTTCGCTGCCGCGCACGAACTGATCCCGGTGCAGATCCTGCCGCCGCCGTCGACCGTCGCGGCGACTTTCGCCGACCTCTACGCGCAGGGGGAGCTGCAGACCCATTTGCTGATCAGCCTGCAGCGGGTGGTCTACGGCTTTGTCGCCGGCACCGGGCTGGGCTTGCTGCTGGGCGTCGCGATGGGCCTGTCCGCCACGGCGAAGGACTACCTCTATCCGACCTTCAAGCTGTTCGCACAGGTGCCCTCGCTCGGCTGGTTGCCGCTGTTGATGCTGCTGGTGGGCATCGACGAGGCGCTCAAGATCATCCTGATCGGCAAGGCCGCTTTCGTGCCGGTTGCAATGAACACCTACCAGGGCATCCGCCATGTGCCGGTGCAGTACCTGGAGGTGGCGAGCGTGTACCGCTTCACCCATCCGCAGCTGGTGCACAAGGTGCTGCTGCCGGCGGCCTTTCCGCCGATCTGGAACGGCGTGCGGTATGGGCTGACCCATGCCTGGCTGGCGCTGGTCGGGGTGGAGTTGCTCGCGTCGTCCGAAGGCCTGGGCTATCTGATCGTCTACGGCCGCCAGCTCTACCAGCTCGACGTCGTGCTGGCGGCGGTGGTGGTGGTGGGCAGTGTCGGCTTCGTGCTCGACAAGCTGCTGGCGCTGGTCGAGCAGCGGCTGCTGCGCTGGCGCCCCGAGAGTTTCTGA
- a CDS encoding ABC transporter permease, with the protein MSSLASSSKLLRVPVSPAVALWQRRARATLRGLALPTLVLLVWWAAYRFQWTDSKLLVPIGQVWDTAQRLSANGELWVSLGASLQRQSLGFAIGSLAGLVFGTVLGLSRWFDQFVGPSFHAFKQVSLLAWIPLISVWFGLGDPAKVAFLSLAAFFPVVLNTFEGIRSVPRELTEVARVFAFTRWQLIRRVVLPSALPSIFTGVYLALLYSWLATLGAEYLLTSGKGIGNLLVDGREHFWMDQVLLCVAVVGAVGFLLNLGAAAVEARLVRGRGARR; encoded by the coding sequence ATGAGTTCTCTTGCCTCTTCATCGAAGCTGCTGCGTGTGCCAGTCAGCCCGGCGGTCGCGCTGTGGCAGCGCCGCGCCCGTGCAACGCTGCGCGGACTCGCGTTGCCCACGCTGGTCTTGCTGGTCTGGTGGGCCGCCTACCGTTTTCAGTGGACCGACTCCAAGCTGCTGGTGCCGATTGGTCAGGTCTGGGACACAGCCCAGCGGCTGTCGGCCAATGGCGAGCTGTGGGTGTCGCTGGGCGCGAGCCTGCAGCGCCAGTCGCTCGGCTTTGCGATCGGCTCTCTGGCGGGGCTGGTGTTCGGCACCGTGCTCGGGCTGTCGCGCTGGTTCGATCAGTTCGTCGGCCCGAGCTTTCATGCGTTCAAGCAGGTGTCGCTGCTGGCGTGGATCCCGCTGATCTCGGTCTGGTTCGGCCTGGGCGACCCGGCCAAGGTGGCGTTTCTGTCGCTGGCCGCTTTCTTCCCGGTGGTGCTCAACACCTTCGAAGGCATCCGCAGCGTGCCGCGCGAGCTGACCGAGGTGGCCCGGGTGTTCGCCTTCACGCGCTGGCAGCTGATCCGGCGTGTCGTGCTGCCGTCGGCCTTGCCGTCGATCTTCACCGGGGTCTACCTCGCGCTGCTGTATTCGTGGCTCGCGACGCTCGGCGCGGAATACCTGCTCACGTCGGGCAAGGGCATCGGCAACCTGCTGGTCGACGGCCGTGAGCATTTCTGGATGGATCAAGTGCTGCTGTGCGTCGCCGTGGTCGGCGCCGTCGGCTTCTTGCTGAACCTCGGCGCTGCCGCCGTCGAAGCGCGCCTGGTGCGCGGGCGCGGCGCGCGGCGCTGA
- a CDS encoding ABC transporter permease, which yields MSAVPTPGRAVPFALSRAGAPAAAGLRLDPWLRRLAIVLSGALLPLGLFGLWSLAVQRGWLAPQILPPPSLVWQSLQELWASGELQDHLLISLRRVAWSVALGTAVGLPLGMLMGLSARARAYLLPSFQVVSQFPVVGWVPLLIIFVGIDEALKVSAISIAVVVPVTVNAYKGIAQVPRPLLEVARVYRLGLGQVLARVVLPAAAPSLFNGLRLGVMQAWLSLVFVELLASSEGIGFLMVWGRQLLQLDLVLVGVLAIGVVGVLLDSVLRWGERWVQRWRPAGR from the coding sequence GTGAGTGCCGTGCCGACCCCGGGACGCGCCGTTCCGTTTGCGCTGTCGCGCGCCGGCGCACCGGCTGCTGCAGGACTGCGCCTGGACCCGTGGCTGCGTCGCCTGGCCATCGTGCTGTCCGGCGCGCTGCTGCCGCTGGGGCTGTTCGGGCTCTGGTCGCTGGCGGTGCAGCGGGGCTGGCTGGCGCCACAGATCCTGCCGCCGCCTTCGCTGGTGTGGCAATCGCTGCAAGAGCTGTGGGCCAGCGGTGAGCTGCAGGACCATCTGCTGATCAGCCTGCGCCGTGTCGCCTGGAGCGTGGCGCTGGGCACGGCCGTGGGCCTGCCACTGGGCATGTTGATGGGGCTGTCGGCCCGTGCGCGCGCCTATCTGCTGCCGAGCTTCCAGGTCGTGTCGCAGTTCCCGGTGGTGGGCTGGGTGCCCTTGCTGATCATCTTCGTCGGCATCGACGAGGCGCTGAAGGTGTCGGCGATTTCGATTGCCGTGGTGGTGCCGGTGACGGTGAATGCCTACAAAGGCATTGCCCAGGTGCCGCGGCCGTTGCTCGAGGTCGCCAGGGTGTACCGGCTGGGGCTGGGCCAGGTGCTGGCGCGGGTGGTGCTGCCGGCGGCCGCGCCCAGTCTGTTCAACGGCCTGCGACTAGGGGTGATGCAGGCCTGGCTGTCGCTGGTGTTCGTCGAACTGCTGGCGTCGAGCGAGGGCATCGGCTTTCTGATGGTGTGGGGGCGCCAGCTGCTGCAACTGGACCTGGTCCTGGTGGGCGTGCTGGCGATCGGCGTCGTCGGCGTGTTGCTCGACAGCGTGCTGCGCTGGGGCGAACGATGGGTGCAGCGTTGGCGGCCGGCCGGGCGCTGA
- a CDS encoding SDR family NAD(P)-dependent oxidoreductase, producing MDLQLQGKRALVTGGSRGIGKAIARQLAAEGVDLVIAARGAEALETTARAISRETGVHVTALTADTSSTREVDALVAGAVEVLGGLDILVNAAALPGGISTATQLSEVIDEEALRDIDIKVIGYLRTARAAAPHLIANGWGRIINIGGLAIHRTGRPVATLRNVGVAALTKNLADELGPQGINVVAVHPGATRTERTDAQAAARAAQGNSLGRIVEASEMADLVAFLASPRSGAINGAAIPAGGGTPGVIHY from the coding sequence ATGGACCTGCAACTACAAGGCAAGCGCGCGCTGGTGACTGGCGGCAGCCGCGGCATCGGCAAGGCGATCGCGCGCCAGCTGGCCGCAGAAGGGGTCGACCTGGTGATCGCCGCCCGCGGTGCCGAGGCCCTCGAGACCACCGCTCGTGCGATTTCGCGCGAGACCGGGGTGCACGTCACCGCGCTGACGGCCGACACCTCGTCGACCCGCGAAGTCGATGCGTTGGTGGCCGGCGCCGTCGAAGTGCTCGGTGGCCTCGACATCCTCGTCAACGCCGCCGCGCTGCCCGGCGGCATCTCGACCGCGACGCAGCTGTCCGAGGTGATCGACGAGGAAGCCCTGCGCGACATCGACATCAAGGTGATCGGCTACCTGCGCACCGCGCGGGCCGCCGCTCCGCACCTGATCGCCAACGGCTGGGGGCGCATCATCAACATCGGCGGCTTGGCGATCCACCGCACCGGCCGCCCGGTGGCGACCCTGCGCAATGTCGGCGTGGCCGCGCTGACCAAGAACCTCGCCGACGAGTTGGGCCCGCAAGGGATCAACGTGGTGGCTGTACACCCCGGCGCCACCCGCACCGAGCGCACCGATGCGCAAGCCGCGGCACGTGCGGCACAGGGGAACAGCCTGGGCCGCATCGTCGAGGCCAGCGAGATGGCCGACCTGGTGGCCTTTCTTGCGTCGCCGCGCAGTGGGGCGATCAACGGCGCCGCCATCCCCGCCGGGGGCGGCACCCCGGGGGTGATCCACTACTGA